The DNA window TCTGTGTGAGAGAATCTGCTTTGAATTTGAGTGGAGGCCCTGGAGGGATATGGCGTGGGGGCTGGATCTCTTCCTTTTACTTTTATGTActaagttttcttttctttttctcttttttttccccactTCTGTAAAAGTTACTACTCATTATGTACAGTTTGACAAAATGAAACTTGAGGGCATGAAATTACCGCGGCTATCTTGTGGGAACTGGCAACTTCTTTTGGCTGGAACCAACAACTTCCCTCTTGCTCTTAGTACTAGTGTCTCTCCACCCCCACAGAAAATTACATGTTGCTCTCAATTTATCTTTCGTATCTGTATTTTATTCGTCCTCCCAACAGCTAAATGTATGGTCTCATTTTAAAACTTCTAAAAGTATATACTCCACATATAGCCTTTTCGTCCATTTGGGCTATTAAAGCTAGCAATAATAGCATGAAAACTACATCCTTTTGTGGCAGGTCCTATTGGAGTTTAGGATTGAAATTCAGGAAAAAGGtttgaatattatttttttaagaaTGTAAGAGGTAAGAGATACACTTAATAATGAGTCAGCTTAGAGTATAAATATCTGTATGTTTGAGAACAATTTAGGTTCTTTGCCACCTATAATGAAAACCTACTCCGAAGCATACAAAACTCGGTAAGCGAACTTGTAAAGCTTAGAGCCACGTCTTCTGCTTTGTCAAACATCTGTTAAGTCCAtaaatccttttcctcttttttcttttccttttttttttttttttttttttttgtaattcgcAGCATGCAACCAGATTATGGCAAATCGTGTTGATAAAAGGTGGAGAAGGAAGGATGTGATACTCTACCAATGACAAGTCCACCTGCAGGAGGACGGTTATAATAGCTGATCTTGATCCATTCGAACTCAAGTTGATCTTGATCGTTGACTTTGAATGAGTTGATCTTGGCCGCTCGATCTATCAACCAATCCTCTGCGGTCGCGGATCGGgatcgcaacggatcttctgtctcacACTCTGTGCCACTTTTTagtatattgctatttctccaacataaacatcatgttttagttcctttttgtttcctaaagatccaataactattaattaagtaaaaaataaatacaacaccttcaaaaagcaatatataatagaaaatttaaaaatacagcagaaaattcataaaaaatctcattttttatgcattttgatattttgaatttgttaaattttgtatattactcaattaatagttattggatttttaggaaacaaaaagaactaaaacatgatgtttatgtaggagaaacaacaatataataaaaagtggcacaaaatgtgggacagaagatctgTTGTGGGTCGGAACCCGGTAGAGAACTCCAATTTTGACCTTCTGTATAGAATGGACACAGATGAAACGATCAACGGTTGATGCCAGAGCCGAACACCCCCTCCCCCCGGGTTATAGTCTTTTTTATCAAAATCGATAAATAACTCACCCGTTATAGTCAATGTAGAATTAATGCGGAAAAGGACAACCAGCACATTAATATTCGCTCAGGACGTTGTAACCCTGCCCCAAAGCCTTGTAATTCATCATTTGTCAGGTAAATTGCTGTCAGACTTGAAAAATCTTGAAATGGCCATTTAAGGTAAATGGTTGACTTGAAATGCATGTATGCTCACAATATTTTAGATACTTGTTCATTTTCGAATGCTGCATCTATATTAAAACTGTATCTAATATCAGTACCTTTGCGCTATGGCTACAATACAATCGTTAAAGATACTAATCTCATTATTGATTAATCAAGACTGATTGAATTAATTAATATAGATCTTGAActatttctcttttttctttttatccttTCGCACTGTTTCCACTCTCAACTTAAATTTGTACTTTGACAGTAAAGAAGACTTGACAACCCTCCTTGATTGATCACTCGAGTATGGAAAACCAACTACTTTTAGGGTATGTTTGTTTagactgaaaatattttcctgaaaaagttttccagaatttctggTGTTTGGAAGCAAAAGAGGTTGGAAAATTATTTCagctggaaaatgttttcaCGCCACCGGGTGGAAAATGAGTTCCACAACAATTTTCCTGAAGTTAATTTCCGACGGCTTCATGACTCATGAAAAAGGAGCTGGTGAGagttgtagaagttttttaacttCTCTGTCTTTGAATGCTTTGTCAAGTGACTATCAAATCTCGCTTCCACTTCCAGATCCGTACTTTGCCACAGCCAAATTATCTCTTCTATTTGAATAAATCAACTTATAAGATTCCGCTGAACAATACAGCACCAGTGgacttttttcattttctccaCGAAAAACAAGAAGGCCAGCCATGAAGATGATGAAGGCCGTGAAGAAGCTCAAGTTCTGGTCAAGaaagcagaagaagaagaagaagaaggcaTTGTTCATTGAtaacccaccaccaccaccatgcCATTGTCAGTACCAATATTACTGTCCGCCGTATGAGCCCTCTGCCCCACTATTACcaacatcatcatcttcatcatcatggGTTGAGTACGATCACGACGCTCAAGACACCGTCTATGCAAACTCTGAGTTTATCTCATTTACCTCATCAAACCCAGCTCAAGTTCAAGATCCCACATTTGGTTCACAAGACTTCGATTCGGTTCCACAACCCAGACCGCAAGATCCTACAATTCTAGCTGCTGCTAGCACTACTTCCTATCAGCAATACATGGTGCCAAATCCTGCTTACGGTGTTCTACTTCTACCTCAAGTTCGAAGAGAAATGAGGGGTGGAACTTTTGGATGCATGTTTGCCTTCGGGGCTCATTTGTTTCGTTGCTTCTTTCCATGCTTCCACATTCGGGAAGCCAACAGGTGATCAGTTTGCTCCTTTGCATCAATGCCATCATCAGCAGGAAGCATCATGTAACGACGAAGGATTTTCCTTTGGCACAAGTCTACTGATATTTCTGGAGTATGAATCGTATAATGCCTTGCGTGAACGGTGAACCGCCAAGAATTTAAGTAATAATGGTTGGCGACCTTTCCCTCTTTTTTATCTTTTGCTATCTTATTCCTTTTCTCTACATTCTCACACAAAAACATCTATGAAGATACAGAAAAATCTAGATATACAGTGAGTCTTGCTTTTTAGAagtttttttggagaaaaattggttcttttgctatttttggGACCGTTTTCCATTTGGAGATGTGATTTTCGTTTTTGTTGAgcaatattttatattttggcaTATATTTGCCTCTGTATATATTGAATTGTTCCAGATTATTACCAATTCGAGTTGGAAAATTTAAGAATTCATGGtgtaatatgaataaatattttataaaaatgataatatgattataatggatagaaactaaaattAAATTGTAATGTAATGAAATGAATGTTTTGAGAgtagaaaaatatttgcaaTATATCAACAAACatatcaaaaaatattttcattggCAAACCAAACACcggaaaattataaaaaaatgaattcggaaaatattttcacttaataACCAAACACTGGAAAATTATGGGGAAGGAAGTGATTTTCCAGAAAAATGACTTCGATGGAaaatgtgacggccccacctccccctagggcgtaccccagggttcggcgggtcgcctgcccagctctcgccaggactcagtcactcgtatcacgtgcgtACATCCATAGACAATAAGTAAcccatccacttcaacttaatatatacatagatGCTCAAGTAAAAGATAAGAAACTTCTACTCACCAGAAGTCTTCAAAGTTTTTACCATTCAAATACAACCATCgaatatacaagggttctcattcctcatacaaccagcccgtgccaagcactagggtgAGAACCATTACAAGGCCAAAGAACTAGATCAACTAGACTATACAgaactctcgtccttgctcgccttcccctgctaaggaaaacaattgacgtggtatgagctaaaaagcccagtgaggttctatatacataaacaagtaattaaacaaggaaCATTAGTCATGTAATAACAATTAATCCAGAAAACCTTATGTATAGTTCATGAGTGGTTGGGACTTATTAcaggtatggagcatatcacaggtataacacatgatttcatgttggcattttagcatggAACAATTATCGTGATACACGGTAACCATAtactgaaggatacggtgttccggTGGAACTTTGTCGGTcctctgcaccttataacttccgaaTCCCCacggttgactggccatcaccttatccctccagtggtaatactcgagtataccgacggttgtccagggttccaacctacccgaccgagcccagtcctggctcgagtaggtcggTAACCGAGGcggggcccaagttcagcttagagcttacaacatgcacaactaaccaagtaaatcggtaaacggtaaatggtaaaattcatcaattgAATAGGTCGaatgaggtaaagtacacactcgcctaacaatgatggacaacttcatatagcatgtgattcatgataattaagtaatcaagtggacacttagcacgtaagcaatacagattgatttcatgggagcatgtaattcacggatatcacGTAATCACATAaattggaaatcgagtaaacagatagtcaagtaatcaggtagtcaCAGAAAACAATGGgtatatagaacactcacctatttacgcacaacaacgtgcaaaatatccttccggatattatctttagtcaccgagaaaacctaagattaaatgaaaagaatattaccACTCATTTGTCACAaccaattaggtgcaatcaaagagaCTCGTCGCATGATGAGTAAAACgtataaaaagactttaaagtagAATGTGGACATTTGGACTCGTGgataaaaataactagggtttcatagaccaCACATAAAAccaactcaaaagggttataaaattttctaatggaaacacttgaactaaagacaaatcaaaatccaactagatagACTAGGAAATAccgttttcggaatcgtttatgtggttGAAACTTATcttatattcaagtagatattatagactaattgtcttaatgaaattcatgaaaaagagAGGACAAAATACTcaagaaa is part of the Coffea eugenioides isolate CCC68of chromosome 6, Ceug_1.0, whole genome shotgun sequence genome and encodes:
- the LOC113772841 gene encoding uncharacterized protein LOC113772841, which gives rise to MKMMKAVKKLKFWSRKQKKKKKKALFIDNPPPPPCHCQYQYYCPPYEPSAPLLPTSSSSSSWVEYDHDAQDTVYANSEFISFTSSNPAQVQDPTFGSQDFDSVPQPRPQDPTILAAASTTSYQQYMVPNPAYGVLLLPQVRREMRGGTFGCMFAFGAHLFRCFFPCFHIREANR